From one Methanomassiliicoccales archaeon genomic stretch:
- a CDS encoding 2,5-diamino-6-(ribosylamino)-4(3H)-pyrimidinone 5'-phosphate reductase: protein MRPHVTVNCAMTADGKLAGRRRKQVTISSPEDLARVKELRKEVDAILVGIGTVLSDDPHLTVKGSTLKKNPIRVVLDSRGRTPENARVLDAQARTIIATVEDCDKVWRNAEVLRIGKDRVDLDLLLMKLHEIGVRTLLVEGGGEVLWSFFKSGLVDHYSVFVGSRIMGGRTAPTPVDGEGFDDQEALKLKLIEWVPLGDGVLLEYEVCNDGG, encoded by the coding sequence ATGAGACCCCACGTCACAGTCAACTGTGCAATGACCGCCGATGGGAAGCTGGCAGGGAGGAGAAGGAAGCAGGTGACCATTTCCTCACCCGAGGACCTTGCCCGGGTGAAGGAATTGAGAAAGGAGGTCGATGCCATCCTGGTGGGGATAGGCACCGTGCTCTCCGACGACCCGCATCTTACCGTGAAGGGCTCCACCTTGAAAAAGAACCCCATCAGAGTTGTTCTTGACTCCAGGGGACGCACACCCGAAAACGCCCGGGTGCTGGATGCCCAGGCAAGAACCATAATTGCCACCGTCGAGGACTGCGACAAGGTCTGGCGAAATGCGGAGGTCCTGCGCATAGGAAAGGACAGGGTAGATCTCGACCTTCTACTCATGAAGCTACATGAGATTGGTGTAAGAACCTTGCTGGTGGAGGGAGGGGGAGAGGTTCTCTGGTCATTCTTCAAAAGCGGATTGGTGGACCATTACTCCGTCTTCGTAGGCAGCAGGATCATGGGCGGGAGAACCGCACCTACCCCCGTGGACGGAGAGGGATTCGATGACCAAGAGGCATTGAAACTGAAACTCATCGAGTGGGTGCCTCTGGGTGATGGAGTTCTATTAGAATACGAGGTCTGCAACGATGGCGGATAG
- a CDS encoding proteasome assembly chaperone family protein, with amino-acid sequence MNGIDIIPIKQMDVKGAYVIDGFPSVGLVGSIAANYLVSFLELDLIGVLDSMTFPAMSLVREGIPYSPVRIYGGKIGEGGQDKIVVFVSEFQPPPEIIKPLATTLMDWVEVNKCRMVISPEGMILPQGKNEDPGSISDNIFGIGSTQQMTDLLKEHDIPLFETGIIMGLAGVLLNEGVNRDIGVVTILSWAHAEYPDARAAAACISAIDKILLQVELDIKPLITEAEVIEKHLKQLYKTAGKEQEIPKSKSIMYS; translated from the coding sequence ATGAATGGCATTGATATCATCCCCATCAAGCAAATGGACGTCAAAGGAGCATATGTCATTGACGGCTTCCCAAGCGTCGGCCTAGTAGGGTCGATTGCCGCGAATTATCTGGTCAGCTTCCTTGAGCTGGACCTAATCGGCGTCCTTGATTCCATGACCTTTCCAGCAATGTCCCTGGTCCGAGAAGGAATTCCATACAGCCCAGTACGCATTTACGGAGGGAAAATTGGAGAGGGAGGACAGGATAAGATAGTAGTCTTTGTCTCTGAATTCCAGCCTCCACCTGAGATCATTAAGCCCCTTGCTACCACCCTCATGGATTGGGTTGAGGTGAACAAGTGCAGAATGGTGATATCCCCCGAAGGAATGATCCTGCCCCAGGGTAAGAACGAGGATCCAGGTTCGATCTCAGATAATATCTTCGGGATTGGATCGACGCAACAGATGACCGACCTGCTCAAGGAGCACGACATCCCCCTGTTTGAGACAGGCATCATAATGGGTCTGGCAGGTGTACTGTTGAACGAGGGGGTAAACCGGGACATCGGTGTGGTGACCATTCTGTCATGGGCTCATGCGGAATACCCTGACGCCAGGGCTGCGGCCGCCTGCATATCCGCCATCGACAAGATACTGCTCCAGGTTGAGTTGGACATCAAGCCCCTGATAACCGAGGCGGAGGTCATCGAGAAACACTTGAAGCAGCTCTACAAGACCGCGGGCAAGGAACAGGAGATCCCCAAGAGCAAGTCCATTATGTATAGCTAG
- a CDS encoding RNA 3'-terminal phosphate cyclase, whose protein sequence is MIDVDGSMGEGGGQILRMAVALSALTGLECRVSNIRAGRPKPGLAAQHIAGIRGVAQLCNAELSGDLKGSTEIVFKPGKVRSGDLSLDVGTAGSITLVLQAYLLPVIASNQESRITINGGTNVKWSPPVDYLEKLLFPMLSKMGARINIDIGKRGFYPQGGGTATVHVNATERLAPVDLRQRGELITLEGVCFSQNLPDHICKRISHTAKKTFLGRDLRIYCDRSDGPSTGTGICLFARYEKTILGADSLGERGLSSEKVGEQAAKDLICEMEGPGTLDIHAADQLLPYLALAEGPSRFLVREASQHLYSVAALLPEFLDVEILIRRRDEDFEVRVNPSYT, encoded by the coding sequence ATGATTGATGTCGATGGCTCCATGGGCGAAGGGGGAGGTCAGATACTTAGGATGGCCGTCGCACTCTCAGCCCTAACCGGATTGGAGTGCAGGGTGTCCAACATCAGAGCGGGAAGGCCGAAGCCTGGGCTGGCGGCACAGCACATCGCTGGAATAAGAGGTGTGGCCCAACTCTGCAATGCGGAACTTTCGGGGGACCTGAAGGGCTCCACGGAGATCGTATTCAAACCTGGTAAGGTCCGATCTGGCGATCTCAGCCTGGATGTGGGAACTGCCGGTAGCATCACTCTGGTACTTCAGGCCTATCTCCTACCCGTGATAGCTTCGAATCAGGAATCTCGGATAACGATCAACGGTGGAACCAACGTGAAGTGGTCCCCTCCCGTGGACTATCTCGAGAAGCTTCTCTTTCCCATGCTGAGTAAAATGGGCGCGAGAATCAACATCGATATCGGGAAAAGGGGATTCTACCCTCAGGGCGGGGGGACAGCCACTGTCCATGTCAACGCTACAGAGAGGCTTGCACCCGTTGACCTCCGTCAAAGGGGAGAGTTGATCACATTGGAAGGTGTGTGCTTCTCACAGAATCTCCCAGACCATATTTGCAAGAGAATTTCTCACACGGCCAAGAAGACGTTCTTGGGCAGGGATTTGAGGATCTACTGTGACCGGAGTGACGGCCCCTCAACCGGAACGGGGATCTGTCTCTTCGCAAGGTATGAGAAGACCATCCTGGGAGCAGATTCACTAGGAGAGAGAGGACTGTCGTCGGAGAAGGTAGGGGAGCAGGCCGCAAAGGACCTCATTTGCGAGATGGAAGGTCCTGGGACTCTGGATATCCACGCGGCAGATCAACTCCTCCCTTACTTGGCTTTAGCGGAAGGACCTTCAAGGTTCCTGGTAAGAGAAGCCAGCCAGCATCTGTATAGCGTGGCTGCCCTCCTTCCAGAATTCCTGGATGTCGAGATCCTCATCAGAAGGAGAGATGAAGACTTCGAGGTCAGGGTGAATCCTAGCTATACATAA
- a CDS encoding HAD-IC family P-type ATPase gives MDKEWHSIPNEETLKLLGTSGKGLSDEAANQRLDEYGPNELVETKGTSPLRLFLQQFKEVLVIILIIAALISAAIAAVQGTVEEWFDAAVIMVIVFLNAILGFVQEYKAEKTMQALKELAAPRAKVIRNGIEIEIPSRDLVPGDIIMLATGDKISADARLLEAINLKVNEASLTGESIAIRKNAEAVLEKDVYLGEKTNMVFSGCVIEYGRGRAVVTSTGMNTALGRIAGLIQTEPEQTPLQKKLKVLGKQLGIAVLLISVFIFIVGLIQKVDIVSMFLTSVSLAVAAIPEGLPAVVTISLALGLQRMVKKNAVIRRLPAVESLGSATVICTDKTGTLTKGEMNIREIFVGETVFVSGEGFNPVGEFTMDGRSVDPLNNGRLKWLLNAGILCNDATLIDNNGKWRIGGDTTEGTLIVTARKAGIEEDQFRDDHPRMFEIPFDSTKKRMTTVNQFGEKQYAFCKGAAESVLSLCDRVCIEGTIVPLDGSKRLAIKNKDSEMASRALRVLALAMREVDDDELSEDSLERELVFLGLVGMIDSPRIEAIEAIKVSKKAGIQVKMITGDHALTAKAIAMEMGIDTRDDAPVMTGRELEEISLEDLAERVKEVNVYARVAPEHKVKIVDALKNNGEIVAMTGDGVNDAPALKKADIGVAMGITGTDVSKEASEMILVDDNFASIVSATEEGRGIYDNIKKFVSFLLSCNAGEVATMFIATLIFVDPEMLPFLLPIQILWINLVTDGLPALALGVEPTDPDVMERSPRDPDEPPITRAMAYRIVIIGLIMAIGTLFAFWIEYSDTGSIARARTVAFCTLVLFQLFYVFSARSERRTLFNLGIRSNMKLIYAVIASISLQLLVVYLPFLNEVFRTEPIGLTEWLITIPIALSAFVINELWKIAKRRAARAEPS, from the coding sequence ATGGACAAGGAATGGCACTCGATACCCAATGAGGAAACCCTCAAGCTGTTGGGGACATCTGGGAAAGGGCTCTCGGATGAAGCGGCCAACCAAAGACTGGATGAGTACGGCCCCAATGAGTTAGTGGAGACTAAGGGAACATCCCCCCTCAGGTTATTCCTGCAGCAGTTCAAAGAGGTCCTGGTAATCATTCTTATTATCGCTGCATTGATCTCGGCGGCCATAGCCGCCGTGCAGGGTACAGTGGAGGAGTGGTTCGACGCAGCGGTGATCATGGTCATCGTCTTCCTGAACGCCATACTTGGTTTCGTTCAGGAATACAAGGCTGAAAAGACCATGCAGGCTCTGAAGGAGCTTGCGGCCCCAAGGGCCAAGGTGATAAGGAACGGCATCGAAATCGAGATACCCTCGAGGGATCTGGTTCCCGGAGACATAATCATGCTGGCAACCGGTGACAAGATCTCCGCCGACGCCAGACTCCTTGAGGCCATAAACCTGAAGGTGAACGAGGCTTCGCTAACAGGTGAATCGATTGCCATACGCAAGAACGCGGAAGCGGTCCTAGAGAAGGATGTGTACCTAGGCGAGAAGACCAACATGGTGTTCTCTGGCTGCGTCATCGAGTACGGTAGAGGGCGAGCAGTAGTCACCAGCACAGGCATGAACACGGCCTTGGGAAGGATCGCAGGATTGATACAGACCGAGCCGGAGCAGACCCCACTGCAGAAGAAGCTGAAGGTTCTTGGAAAGCAGCTCGGGATCGCCGTCCTCTTAATCTCAGTGTTCATCTTCATAGTGGGACTCATCCAGAAGGTCGACATCGTCAGCATGTTCCTGACATCTGTCAGCCTCGCAGTAGCGGCCATTCCAGAGGGCTTACCCGCAGTGGTAACCATCTCACTTGCGCTCGGGCTTCAGAGGATGGTCAAGAAGAATGCCGTCATACGGAGACTCCCAGCGGTCGAGTCCCTGGGAAGCGCTACCGTGATATGCACCGACAAGACCGGCACTCTGACGAAGGGCGAGATGAATATCAGGGAGATATTCGTTGGAGAGACTGTCTTCGTCAGCGGAGAGGGTTTCAATCCAGTGGGCGAGTTCACCATGGACGGCAGGAGCGTCGACCCTCTGAATAATGGGAGGTTGAAGTGGCTGCTGAACGCGGGCATCCTCTGCAACGACGCGACACTCATCGATAACAATGGAAAATGGCGAATCGGTGGGGATACCACCGAGGGAACGCTCATAGTCACCGCCAGAAAGGCTGGAATCGAAGAGGACCAATTCAGAGATGACCATCCCAGGATGTTCGAGATTCCTTTTGATTCCACTAAGAAAAGAATGACCACCGTCAACCAGTTTGGCGAGAAACAGTACGCATTCTGTAAGGGTGCCGCCGAGAGCGTTCTATCCCTGTGCGACCGCGTCTGCATTGAAGGGACGATCGTTCCACTTGATGGAAGCAAGCGCCTGGCCATCAAGAACAAGGACTCTGAGATGGCTTCCAGAGCCCTCAGGGTACTAGCCCTGGCAATGAGGGAAGTCGACGATGATGAGCTTTCAGAGGATTCGCTAGAGAGGGAGCTCGTGTTCCTAGGCCTGGTGGGCATGATCGACTCGCCCCGCATCGAGGCCATCGAAGCCATCAAGGTGAGCAAGAAGGCCGGTATCCAGGTCAAGATGATCACCGGGGACCACGCCCTAACGGCAAAAGCAATCGCTATGGAGATGGGGATTGACACCAGGGATGATGCTCCAGTGATGACTGGCAGGGAGCTGGAAGAGATAAGCTTGGAGGACCTGGCGGAAAGAGTGAAGGAAGTCAACGTGTACGCCCGTGTCGCGCCAGAACACAAGGTGAAGATCGTCGACGCTCTCAAGAACAACGGGGAGATCGTTGCCATGACCGGCGACGGCGTGAACGACGCTCCGGCGCTCAAGAAGGCGGACATAGGGGTCGCCATGGGGATCACTGGAACAGACGTGTCCAAGGAGGCGTCGGAAATGATACTCGTGGATGACAACTTCGCCTCTATCGTCAGCGCTACCGAGGAGGGGAGGGGCATCTACGATAACATAAAGAAGTTCGTGTCCTTCCTTCTCTCCTGCAACGCAGGTGAGGTGGCGACAATGTTCATAGCCACCTTGATCTTCGTAGACCCTGAGATGCTTCCCTTCTTGCTTCCTATCCAGATACTATGGATCAACTTGGTGACAGACGGCCTTCCGGCTCTAGCCCTTGGGGTTGAACCCACCGACCCCGATGTCATGGAAAGATCTCCCAGGGACCCCGATGAACCGCCCATAACCAGGGCCATGGCCTACCGCATCGTGATCATAGGTTTGATAATGGCCATCGGTACCCTCTTTGCATTCTGGATAGAATACAGCGATACTGGGAGCATCGCCCGAGCACGTACGGTTGCCTTCTGCACACTGGTACTATTCCAGCTGTTCTATGTGTTCTCCGCCCGTTCCGAAAGGAGAACTCTCTTCAACCTCGGGATCCGCTCCAACATGAAGCTTATCTATGCGGTCATTGCATCGATCTCGCTGCAGCTTCTGGTGGTCTACTTGCCATTCCTGAACGAGGTATTCAGGACCGAGCCCATAGGGTTGACAGAGTGGCTCATTACAATACCGATCGCCCTAAGTGCCTTCGTAATCAACGAGCTGTGGAAGATTGCCAAGAGAAGGGCTGCGAGGGCCGAGCCGTCATGA
- a CDS encoding cation:proton antiporter, whose translation MLTGDNVMFQVGLIMLIAFIGAGLARRSRQSVILGYIMAGILIGPYMHIEMGDFVYDGLLQDTSFIEAMSQLGLILLLFFVGLEFSFSKLKKTKAPATILAVINLGINMFAGIILGTLLGWPIVDTIFLAGVIAMSSCAITAKSLIELERLANPETEFLLGMVIVENFLAMVLLTIVGGLVVKTGATPLSLSTLALGILVFYIFFIILAIWIIPRTVKQLKKIKSDEMFVLFALGIVFLSAALAEISNVPAIIGAFFIGMVFAETQVSERFEQKISPFRDAFVAVFFVSFGMLIDPAMFPSVIWIVVIAVPLVIINDILITAALAYFLGFSAKGAVSMGTSLCGRGAESVMYASVGSRAVGTTKGAELFPFAGAFCFIMSAITPLLMRNSVTITEGIAKRLPYYMKYSGAVIARTLSKLVMPAKLRLYHRPRHLGFALILYFLVMTVLIATTGPVHLIVFGIGIGLTLLIWGVIDRELFPVVQHTNYTNLGVGPGTRAKVAHFVSTFVFISLLTIICMALFYVYSPFLALIVVLLYLIGVIRLMKQHYLGTSRPIQSPGKVVPEPQFPWEKPVAPSRIKRKDRGKWM comes from the coding sequence ATGCTTACCGGCGACAATGTGATGTTCCAGGTAGGATTGATAATGCTCATCGCCTTCATCGGGGCAGGTCTAGCCCGGCGTAGCCGTCAGAGCGTGATTCTCGGGTACATAATGGCGGGCATCCTCATAGGGCCCTACATGCACATCGAGATGGGCGATTTCGTTTACGATGGTCTGCTTCAAGACACGAGTTTCATAGAGGCAATGTCCCAGCTTGGCCTGATCCTGCTGCTGTTCTTTGTTGGCCTCGAGTTCTCATTCAGCAAGCTCAAGAAGACCAAAGCCCCAGCCACCATTCTCGCTGTCATCAACCTGGGCATCAACATGTTCGCGGGGATCATACTGGGTACGCTTCTGGGTTGGCCCATTGTCGATACCATCTTCCTCGCCGGCGTCATCGCAATGAGCAGCTGTGCCATAACCGCCAAGTCTCTGATAGAGCTCGAGCGCCTTGCCAACCCTGAGACCGAGTTCCTATTAGGAATGGTCATCGTAGAGAATTTCCTAGCCATGGTGCTACTCACGATCGTAGGTGGTCTGGTGGTCAAAACTGGCGCGACGCCCCTCTCACTTTCCACGTTAGCCCTGGGCATACTGGTCTTCTACATTTTCTTCATCATACTCGCGATATGGATAATTCCGCGGACCGTCAAGCAGCTCAAGAAGATAAAGAGCGATGAGATGTTCGTCCTCTTCGCCCTAGGAATCGTTTTCCTGTCCGCAGCGTTAGCCGAGATATCAAATGTTCCAGCGATCATAGGGGCGTTCTTCATAGGCATGGTCTTCGCCGAAACTCAGGTATCCGAGCGCTTTGAGCAGAAGATATCACCATTCAGGGATGCCTTTGTTGCTGTATTCTTCGTCTCATTTGGGATGCTCATAGATCCCGCCATGTTCCCGAGTGTGATATGGATAGTGGTCATCGCGGTTCCCCTTGTCATCATAAATGATATACTTATCACCGCAGCACTGGCATACTTCCTCGGCTTTTCGGCAAAGGGGGCGGTCTCGATGGGGACCTCTCTCTGTGGAAGGGGAGCGGAATCAGTCATGTACGCAAGCGTAGGAAGCAGGGCGGTGGGTACCACGAAGGGTGCAGAGCTGTTCCCCTTCGCAGGAGCCTTTTGCTTCATCATGAGTGCAATTACCCCCCTTCTTATGAGAAACAGCGTGACGATCACCGAGGGTATAGCCAAGAGGCTACCATATTATATGAAGTACAGCGGAGCGGTCATTGCCCGCACCCTCAGCAAGTTGGTTATGCCGGCCAAACTGCGTCTATATCATAGACCCAGGCATCTAGGCTTCGCCCTTATCCTCTACTTCCTTGTAATGACTGTGCTGATAGCGACAACGGGCCCAGTCCACCTAATTGTATTTGGCATAGGCATAGGTCTTACCTTGTTGATCTGGGGTGTAATCGATAGAGAGCTTTTCCCAGTTGTGCAGCACACTAATTATACCAATCTAGGTGTGGGTCCCGGAACCAGAGCGAAGGTCGCCCACTTCGTCTCAACATTCGTCTTCATCAGTCTTCTTACCATTATTTGTATGGCCTTATTCTATGTCTACAGTCCATTTTTGGCTTTAATCGTGGTCCTATTGTACCTGATTGGGGTGATTCGATTGATGAAACAACATTATCTTGGAACTAGTAGACCGATCCAATCTCCGGGAAAAGTGGTTCCAGAACCCCAATTTCCCTGGGAGAAACCGGTCGCTCCATCGAGAATCAAGAGAAAGGACCGTGGAAAGTGGATGTGA